Proteins encoded by one window of Vitis riparia cultivar Riparia Gloire de Montpellier isolate 1030 chromosome 11, EGFV_Vit.rip_1.0, whole genome shotgun sequence:
- the LOC117925542 gene encoding FCS-Like Zinc finger 14-like: MESFSGKGRLAMNLSLFTNSFEPKSQVWSLDSKVSSTTKSPRNFEGGVVGLGIVAALNDLDNTHDSLSSKPCKASILAATSPRSNPIPIANRAKHMPKVEKCRPSSEMMEMEMEMSESYTCVISHCGNNLIKKRVYFDDKPNGVVDDITTAVPISSTDAAYWVASEAAPPFKTADFLSSCYLCQKKLHGLDIFMYRGEKAFCSAECRSNQMVSDEYKEKCGSEAMKSFDYSVSPCSGPMLFFAGVAAA; the protein is encoded by the exons ATGGAGAGTTTCTCTGGAAAAGGGAGGCTGGCTATGAATCTCTCTCTTTTCACCAACTCATTTGAGCCAAAATCTCAAGTTTGGAGCCTTGATTCCAAGGTTTCATCAACCACAAAGTCTCCTAGAAACTTTGAAGGAGGCGTTGTTGGTCTTGGCATAGTTGCAGCCTTGAACGATTTGGACAACACCCATGACTCCTTGTCCAGTAAGCCTTGCAAAGCTTCCATTTTGGCTGCCACATCTCCTAGATCAAACCCAATTCCCATAGCAAACAGAGCTAAACATATGCCTAAAGTTGAAAAATGTCGGCCCAGTTCAGAGatgatggagatggagatggagatgTCTGAGAGCTACACTTGCGTGATTTCTCATTGCGGCAACAATTTGATCAAGAAACGCGTCTACTTTGATGATAAGCCTAATGgggttgttgatgatatcaCCACTGCTGTTCCTATTTCCAGTACTGATGCTGCTTATTGGGTGGCTTCCGAGGCCGCGCCGCCGTTTAAGACTGCGGATTTTCTGAGTTCCTGCTATCTTTGCCAGAAGAAGCTTCATGGGCTAGATATTTTTATGTACAG AGGAGAAAAGGCATTTTGCAGTGCAGAGTGTAGGAGCAATCAGATGGTGAGCGACGAATACAAAGAGAAATGCGGGTCTGAAGCGATGAAATCCTTTGATTACTCAGTGTCTCCCTGCTCCGGGCCTATGCTGTTTTTTGCTGGCGTTGCTGCTGCTTAA